A part of Streptomyces sp. DSM 40750 genomic DNA contains:
- a CDS encoding acyl-CoA dehydrogenase family protein: MPIQFDVDPTVAQLAASTAEFVREVVIPAERECGGSVHDAPEAVRETLQKAARDAGVFAPHVPTRWGGHGLDLRGQAVVFEAAGYSLLGPLALNCAAPDEGNMHLLEKVATDEQKQTYLRPLAAGETRSCFAMTEPAPGAGADPRSLRTTATRVPGGWRIDGRKWFITGAHGAGFAIVMARTSGSPGDPGGATMFLVDADNPGMRLVRDIETLDESLFAGHSEIVFDECVVGEQQVLGAVDRGFEGAQVRLGPARMTHCMRWLGAARRAQDVALERAGSRMAFGSALGDLGMVQQMLADSEIDIEASRALILRTAWELDTGSAAAAQLTSVSKTFVAEAVNRVVDRAVQICGALGISAADAPLARLYREVRPFRIYDGPSETHRFAIARRAVRPYRQPRTGVADG; encoded by the coding sequence GTGCCCATCCAGTTCGATGTCGATCCGACTGTCGCTCAACTCGCCGCATCCACCGCCGAGTTCGTGCGCGAGGTGGTCATTCCGGCCGAGCGTGAGTGCGGCGGGTCCGTCCACGACGCCCCCGAGGCGGTGCGGGAAACCCTGCAGAAAGCCGCCCGTGACGCGGGCGTGTTCGCTCCGCACGTACCGACCCGGTGGGGCGGACACGGACTGGACCTGCGCGGGCAGGCGGTGGTGTTCGAAGCGGCGGGCTACTCGCTGCTCGGACCGCTGGCGCTGAACTGCGCGGCCCCCGACGAGGGCAACATGCACCTGCTGGAGAAGGTGGCCACCGACGAACAGAAGCAGACGTATCTGCGTCCGCTCGCCGCGGGCGAGACACGGTCGTGCTTCGCCATGACCGAACCCGCTCCGGGAGCGGGCGCCGATCCCCGCTCCCTGCGGACCACCGCGACCCGGGTTCCCGGCGGCTGGCGCATCGACGGACGCAAGTGGTTCATCACCGGTGCCCACGGGGCGGGCTTCGCCATCGTCATGGCCCGGACCTCCGGCAGCCCCGGCGACCCTGGCGGCGCCACCATGTTCCTGGTCGACGCCGACAATCCCGGCATGCGCCTCGTCCGCGACATCGAGACGCTGGACGAGTCGCTCTTCGCCGGGCACAGCGAGATCGTCTTCGACGAGTGCGTGGTGGGCGAGCAGCAGGTGCTCGGTGCGGTGGACCGCGGCTTCGAAGGCGCCCAGGTCCGGCTCGGCCCCGCCCGGATGACCCACTGCATGCGCTGGCTGGGAGCGGCCCGCCGTGCCCAGGATGTCGCGCTGGAACGGGCAGGCAGCCGGATGGCGTTCGGCTCGGCCCTGGGAGACCTCGGCATGGTCCAGCAGATGCTGGCCGACTCCGAGATCGACATCGAGGCGAGCCGCGCCCTGATCCTGCGTACCGCCTGGGAGCTGGACACCGGCTCCGCAGCCGCCGCACAGCTCACCTCGGTGTCCAAGACCTTCGTGGCGGAGGCGGTGAACCGAGTGGTCGACCGGGCGGTGCAGATCTGCGGAGCCCTCGGCATCTCGGCCGCCGACGCCCCGCTGGCCCGTCTGTACAGGGAGGTGCGGCCGTTCCGCATCTACGACGGCCCGTCGGAGACGCACCGTTTCGCCATAGCGCGCCGCGCGGTGCGGCCCTACCGGCAGCCACGCACGGGTGTCGCCGACGGCTGA
- a CDS encoding enoyl-CoA hydratase/isomerase family protein yields MSLPERTEPVRIVRHPGGVVELRLDDPGRGNALDLRTAEALRDSASEVAADPGGAVLLRAAGGSFCVGGDLRAFAGRGTETGAYVHAVASAAHAAIQALHDLPVPLVTAVRGAAAGGGIGLALVGDLVLAARSARFRLAYTAIGLTPDCGASWFLPRLAGPRRAADLILTNRVLTGDDAERWGLVSRCVDDEELDDAAHRAAADLAAGSGAALRAAKGLLRVGAGDELRRHLAEEARSIAALADGREAQERMASFLAARGRPKAGDGRAPAKESESVS; encoded by the coding sequence ATGAGCCTCCCCGAGCGCACCGAGCCGGTCCGGATCGTCCGCCACCCCGGCGGGGTCGTCGAGCTGCGACTGGACGATCCGGGGCGGGGCAACGCCTTGGACCTCAGGACGGCCGAGGCGCTGCGGGACAGCGCCTCGGAGGTGGCCGCGGACCCGGGCGGCGCGGTCCTGCTGCGGGCGGCGGGCGGCAGCTTCTGCGTGGGCGGCGACCTGCGCGCATTCGCCGGTCGCGGCACGGAGACCGGCGCCTACGTGCACGCCGTGGCGAGCGCCGCGCACGCCGCGATACAGGCCCTGCACGACCTGCCCGTGCCCTTGGTGACCGCTGTGCGCGGCGCGGCCGCGGGTGGCGGGATCGGTCTCGCCCTCGTGGGTGACCTGGTGCTGGCGGCCCGGTCGGCGCGGTTCCGGCTGGCGTACACGGCGATCGGGCTCACGCCGGACTGCGGGGCCTCGTGGTTCCTGCCGCGCCTGGCGGGCCCCCGCAGGGCGGCGGACCTGATCCTGACCAATCGGGTCCTGACCGGCGACGACGCCGAACGGTGGGGACTGGTCTCCCGGTGCGTGGACGACGAGGAACTGGACGACGCGGCGCACCGGGCCGCGGCGGATCTGGCCGCCGGTTCCGGTGCCGCGCTGCGCGCCGCGAAGGGTTTGCTGCGCGTCGGCGCCGGTGACGAGCTGCGCCGTCACCTCGCCGAAGAGGCGCGGTCGATCGCCGCCCTCGCGGACGGCCGGGAGGCACAGGAGCGCATGGCGTCGTTTCTCGCCGCGCGAGGCCGCCCGAAGGCGGGCGACGGCCGGGCCCCGGCCAAGGAATCGGAAAGTGTTTCTTGA
- a CDS encoding putative PEP-binding protein, protein MSITDREADPLAQSEVPLAPLGTPGRILVPYGQGRIRGLDADELGVHGAAMDRLVALGLPVVPGLTVPAGAAASLCEPDTAEAAVALVEQLSGRRIGDAARPLLLRLSASAPTEIAGLPPDLACLGVTPDRADDLCAVIGREEALYEVWGATVRMIAEYALDVPGAVLDDALLDTPGPRARVQVLLSLVAEHGSGPFPDDPARQLALAARALLARWDSPRARRSRRAQRLPADLAVALHVQALRIGPADHSGYGTAVSRDPGTGRLSPQGSFFRGVRRSAPPPHTGEPLDQLAGGTALLEHSLLTLERHLRAPVSVDFEVRDDEISLLAASAQLRPPLRASVCLAADLARDGALGHEEAVRRITPAQVQELLHPQLRLTGGEELLVRGLPASPGAATGAVVLSSERALELAADGTHVVLVAAETSPADVPGMLASVAVLTGSGGIASHAAVVARGAGKPAVCGADGLRVDEAAGTVRFGERVVREGDPVSLDGRTGAVYAGTLSVSVAGPPPELSTLLGWADGVRRLGVRVNADTASEVDTAFALGAEGVGLCRTEHQFLGERLPLIRRVLLAADPAARDEALAALERAQHEDFHALLTAVGNRPVTVRLLDAPLHEFLPAPGQALDAAEEQRAAALREANPMLGLRGVRLALLHERLYPAQAEALFTAWAEVAATGVRPELEVMIPLVSLPEELAAAAAYVRGAADAVAARTGVEVPYRLGTMIETPRAALLAGELAEHAEFFSFGTNDLTQLTYGFSRDDVERQVLASYQERGFLTASPFARLDPHGVGALIALAVERARSVRPGIKLGVCGEHGGDPESIAFCDDLGLDYVSCSAHRVPVARMAAAHSALRQRRYVDNKERRDESGSAR, encoded by the coding sequence TTGAGCATCACCGACCGCGAGGCGGACCCGCTCGCACAGTCCGAGGTTCCTCTCGCGCCCTTGGGGACCCCCGGCCGGATCCTGGTCCCCTACGGGCAGGGCCGGATCCGCGGCCTCGACGCCGACGAGCTGGGTGTGCACGGCGCGGCGATGGACCGGCTGGTGGCCCTCGGCCTGCCGGTCGTGCCGGGGCTCACCGTGCCCGCCGGCGCCGCCGCGTCGCTGTGCGAACCCGACACCGCCGAAGCCGCCGTAGCCCTGGTCGAACAGCTCTCGGGGCGGCGCATCGGCGACGCGGCCCGGCCGCTGCTGCTGCGCCTGTCGGCGAGCGCGCCGACCGAGATCGCCGGACTGCCGCCGGACTTGGCCTGTCTCGGCGTCACCCCCGACCGTGCCGACGACCTGTGTGCCGTCATCGGACGTGAGGAGGCGCTGTACGAGGTGTGGGGCGCCACCGTGCGCATGATCGCCGAGTACGCCCTCGACGTGCCCGGCGCGGTGCTCGACGACGCCCTCCTGGACACGCCCGGGCCGCGGGCTCGGGTGCAGGTGCTGCTGTCCCTGGTGGCCGAGCACGGCTCCGGGCCCTTCCCCGACGACCCGGCGCGGCAGCTGGCGCTGGCCGCCCGCGCCCTCCTCGCCCGGTGGGACTCACCGCGTGCGCGAAGGTCCCGCCGGGCCCAGCGGCTCCCCGCCGATCTGGCCGTCGCCCTGCATGTGCAGGCCCTGCGCATCGGCCCGGCGGACCACTCGGGCTACGGCACGGCGGTCAGCCGCGATCCCGGGACCGGGCGTCTGTCCCCCCAGGGCTCCTTCTTCCGGGGAGTGCGCCGCAGCGCCCCGCCGCCGCACACCGGTGAACCGCTGGATCAACTCGCGGGTGGCACCGCGCTGCTCGAGCACTCCCTGCTCACCCTGGAGCGGCATCTGCGCGCGCCGGTGTCGGTCGACTTCGAGGTGCGCGACGACGAGATCTCCCTGCTCGCCGCCTCGGCACAACTCCGCCCGCCGCTGCGAGCCTCGGTGTGCCTGGCCGCGGACCTGGCCCGGGACGGGGCGCTCGGCCACGAGGAGGCCGTGCGACGGATCACCCCCGCCCAGGTACAGGAACTGCTGCACCCCCAGCTACGGCTGACCGGCGGGGAGGAGCTCCTGGTGAGGGGGCTGCCCGCGTCCCCGGGGGCAGCGACCGGAGCGGTCGTGCTGTCCAGCGAACGTGCCCTCGAACTGGCTGCGGACGGAACTCACGTCGTGCTCGTGGCCGCCGAGACGTCCCCGGCGGACGTCCCCGGGATGCTGGCCTCCGTCGCCGTGCTGACCGGCAGCGGCGGCATCGCCTCGCATGCCGCCGTGGTGGCGCGGGGCGCCGGCAAGCCCGCGGTGTGCGGCGCGGACGGGCTGCGCGTGGACGAGGCCGCCGGGACGGTCCGCTTCGGGGAGCGGGTGGTCCGCGAGGGCGACCCCGTCTCGCTGGACGGCCGTACCGGCGCCGTCTACGCGGGGACGCTGAGCGTCAGTGTGGCCGGACCGCCGCCCGAACTGTCCACCCTGTTGGGGTGGGCGGACGGAGTGCGCCGACTGGGCGTGCGGGTCAACGCCGACACGGCCTCCGAAGTGGACACGGCCTTCGCCCTGGGCGCGGAGGGTGTCGGGCTGTGCCGTACGGAACACCAGTTCCTCGGCGAGCGGCTGCCGCTGATCCGCCGGGTGCTCCTGGCCGCCGATCCGGCCGCCCGCGACGAGGCGCTGGCGGCGCTGGAGCGTGCCCAGCACGAGGACTTCCACGCGCTGCTGACCGCGGTCGGGAACCGTCCGGTGACCGTGCGTCTGCTGGACGCCCCGCTGCACGAGTTCCTGCCCGCCCCCGGGCAGGCCCTGGACGCGGCCGAGGAGCAGCGGGCCGCCGCGCTGCGCGAGGCGAACCCGATGCTCGGGCTGCGCGGGGTGCGGCTGGCGCTGCTGCATGAGCGGCTCTACCCGGCGCAGGCCGAGGCGCTGTTCACCGCCTGGGCCGAGGTCGCCGCCACCGGAGTCCGGCCGGAGCTGGAGGTGATGATCCCGCTCGTCAGCCTGCCGGAGGAGCTGGCCGCCGCGGCCGCGTACGTACGCGGTGCCGCCGACGCGGTCGCCGCCCGCACCGGGGTGGAGGTCCCCTACCGGCTCGGCACGATGATCGAGACCCCCCGGGCCGCGCTGCTGGCCGGCGAACTCGCCGAACACGCCGAGTTCTTCTCCTTCGGCACCAACGACCTCACTCAGCTCACCTACGGGTTCTCCCGGGACGACGTCGAGCGCCAGGTGCTCGCCTCCTACCAGGAGCGCGGGTTCCTGACGGCCAGCCCGTTCGCGCGGCTCGACCCGCACGGGGTGGGCGCCCTGATCGCCCTGGCGGTCGAGCGGGCACGGAGCGTACGGCCCGGCATCAAGCTGGGCGTGTGCGGCGAGCACGGCGGGGACCCCGAGTCGATCGCGTTCTGCGACGACCTCGGTCTCGACTACGTCTCCTGCTCCGCGCACCGCGTGCCGGTGGCCCGGATGGCGGCCGCGCACAGTGCCCTGCGGCAGCGGCGGTACGTCGACAACAAGGAGCGGCGCGACGAGAGCGGGAGCGCACGATGA
- a CDS encoding acyl-CoA dehydrogenase family protein has translation MTSTMTDSTALSDTELEDLRETVRSVCGDAGGTAAVRRLSEDAPGIDAELWDALGRQVGLAALGLPESAGGIGGLAEIAVVCEELGRTLAPVPLLSSTVLAGQVLAGCGTADKALADLAEGTVHALAVAAPDGTWRADAVPVAVSWQGGVPLLDGTAPFVLDGADAEALVVAAAGTDGVDLFLADPREPGVTVRRVPTLDLSRGQAVVTFSGARARALTAGGEGADVVARALDVALVALAAEQLGGAQAALDMTVAHVRDRTQFGRAIGGFQTVKHACADMLLQVEAARSAVVRAVRTDGSPTALAEAAAVAQAWCGEAFVSVAAECVQFHGGMGFTWEHDAHLYFRRAQSDAVLLGGAAHHRERLAGLLGW, from the coding sequence ATGACGAGCACCATGACCGACAGCACGGCCCTGTCGGACACCGAGCTGGAGGATCTGCGCGAGACTGTTCGGTCGGTGTGCGGGGACGCCGGCGGCACCGCCGCGGTACGTCGGCTGTCCGAGGACGCCCCCGGCATCGACGCCGAGTTGTGGGACGCCCTCGGCCGGCAGGTCGGCCTCGCGGCCCTCGGCCTGCCCGAGTCGGCGGGAGGCATCGGCGGCCTCGCCGAGATAGCCGTCGTCTGCGAGGAGTTGGGCAGGACACTGGCACCGGTCCCGCTGCTGTCCTCCACCGTGCTGGCCGGGCAGGTGCTGGCCGGCTGCGGTACGGCCGACAAGGCACTGGCCGACCTGGCCGAGGGCACCGTGCATGCCCTGGCGGTGGCCGCGCCCGACGGGACGTGGCGGGCCGACGCCGTGCCGGTGGCCGTCTCCTGGCAGGGCGGCGTCCCGCTGCTGGACGGCACCGCGCCGTTCGTCCTCGACGGCGCCGACGCCGAGGCGCTGGTGGTGGCCGCGGCCGGGACCGACGGCGTGGACCTCTTCCTGGCCGACCCTCGTGAACCGGGGGTCACGGTGCGCCGCGTGCCCACCCTGGACCTCAGCCGGGGCCAGGCGGTGGTCACCTTCTCCGGTGCCCGGGCCCGGGCACTGACCGCCGGCGGCGAGGGGGCGGACGTCGTCGCCCGCGCCCTGGACGTGGCCCTGGTGGCGCTGGCCGCCGAGCAACTGGGCGGTGCCCAGGCCGCGTTGGACATGACGGTGGCCCATGTGCGCGACCGAACCCAGTTCGGCAGGGCGATCGGCGGCTTCCAGACGGTCAAGCACGCCTGCGCCGACATGCTGCTCCAGGTGGAGGCCGCACGGTCGGCCGTGGTGCGCGCGGTCCGCACGGACGGCTCGCCAACGGCGCTGGCCGAGGCGGCGGCAGTGGCGCAGGCGTGGTGCGGCGAGGCGTTCGTCTCCGTCGCCGCCGAGTGCGTGCAGTTCCACGGCGGGATGGGCTTCACCTGGGAGCACGACGCGCACCTGTACTTCCGGCGCGCCCAGTCGGACGCGGTCCTGCTGGGCGGCGCCGCACACCATCGGGAACGGCTGGCCGGGCTACTGGGCTGGTGA
- a CDS encoding Zn-ribbon domain-containing OB-fold protein, with translation MTTRLIDESLFENGESDDGDPPRLVGARCSECATVVFPRQDSCPRCSDGTMTARVLPVSGRVWSWTLQAFPPKPPYRHPAGGHRPYHVGYVDLGEVLVEARLAVPRAEIRIGLPVRLTTVPAYQDDDGTEVVTFAFRPEREGER, from the coding sequence ATGACCACCAGACTCATCGACGAGTCCTTGTTCGAGAACGGGGAGTCCGACGACGGGGATCCACCGCGTCTCGTGGGCGCCCGCTGCTCCGAGTGCGCCACCGTCGTCTTCCCCCGGCAGGACTCGTGCCCCAGGTGTTCGGACGGGACGATGACCGCGCGAGTACTGCCGGTGAGCGGGCGCGTGTGGTCGTGGACGCTCCAGGCGTTCCCGCCGAAACCGCCGTACCGGCATCCGGCAGGCGGCCACCGGCCCTACCACGTGGGCTATGTGGACCTCGGTGAGGTGCTGGTCGAAGCCCGGCTGGCGGTGCCCCGCGCGGAGATCCGGATCGGCCTGCCGGTCCGGCTCACCACGGTGCCCGCCTACCAGGACGACGACGGAACCGAGGTGGTGACCTTCGCGTTCCGCCCGGAGCGGGAAGGCGAGCGATGA
- a CDS encoding thiolase family protein codes for MSRPDDVYVVGCGMHPFGRDESVTGMDMAERAVREALADAGVAWEDIGYAVGGSDVSGKPDTLVGRLGLTGVPFVNVQNGCATGASTVLTVANALRAGEASLGLAVGFDKHERGAFHVSAARYGLGDWYAETGMMLTTQFFALKTQRYLYEHGISERALAMVAARAFRNGSHHPLAWRRKPLTEREILDSAEVSPPLTQYMFCSPGQGAAALVLALGDRAFDLCERPVRLASLAFRTRRFGSFEVFSPWLPPGPHRSPSVDAAEAVFRTAGVRPADVQVAQLQDTDSGSELIHLAETGLCGHGEQEELLADGATEPLGRIPVNTDGGCLAGGEPVGASGLRQFHEVVRQLQGRAPGVQVPGAPRVGFTHVYGAPGISACSVLTV; via the coding sequence ATGAGCCGGCCCGACGACGTGTACGTGGTCGGATGCGGCATGCATCCCTTCGGCCGCGACGAGAGCGTCACCGGAATGGACATGGCCGAGCGTGCGGTACGCGAGGCGCTGGCCGACGCCGGTGTCGCCTGGGAGGACATCGGCTACGCGGTCGGCGGCTCCGACGTCTCCGGCAAGCCCGACACGCTGGTGGGCCGGCTGGGCCTGACCGGAGTGCCGTTCGTCAATGTGCAGAACGGCTGCGCGACCGGCGCCTCCACCGTCCTCACGGTGGCCAACGCGCTGCGCGCGGGCGAGGCCTCCCTGGGACTTGCGGTCGGGTTCGACAAGCACGAGCGGGGAGCGTTCCACGTCTCCGCGGCCCGCTACGGCCTGGGCGACTGGTACGCCGAGACCGGCATGATGCTCACGACCCAGTTCTTCGCGCTGAAGACGCAGCGGTACCTGTACGAGCACGGGATCTCGGAGCGGGCACTGGCGATGGTGGCGGCGCGAGCCTTCCGCAACGGCTCGCACCACCCCCTGGCATGGCGGCGCAAACCGCTGACGGAACGGGAGATCCTCGACTCCGCCGAGGTCAGTCCCCCGCTCACCCAGTACATGTTCTGTTCGCCCGGACAGGGCGCGGCGGCGCTGGTGCTCGCGCTCGGCGACCGGGCGTTCGACCTGTGCGAACGACCGGTCAGGCTGGCGTCGCTGGCCTTCCGGACGAGGCGGTTCGGTTCGTTCGAGGTGTTCTCGCCCTGGCTGCCGCCGGGACCGCACCGCAGCCCCAGTGTCGACGCCGCGGAGGCGGTCTTCCGCACGGCGGGGGTGCGGCCCGCCGACGTACAGGTCGCCCAGTTGCAGGACACGGACAGCGGCTCGGAGCTGATCCACCTGGCGGAGACCGGACTCTGCGGCCACGGCGAGCAGGAGGAACTGCTGGCCGACGGGGCCACCGAGCCCCTGGGCCGGATACCGGTCAACACCGACGGCGGCTGTCTGGCCGGCGGGGAACCCGTCGGCGCCTCCGGGCTGCGTCAGTTCCACGAGGTCGTACGACAGTTGCAGGGCCGGGCGCCCGGTGTGCAGGTGCCGGGCGCTCCCCGGGTGGGCTTCACCCATGTGTACGGGGCGCCCGGGATCAGCGCCTGCTCGGTCCTGACGGTGTGA
- a CDS encoding SDR family NAD(P)-dependent oxidoreductase — MRHGDRTALVTGGARGIGLEIGRQLADRGLRVLVGARKRAAAEEACRAIGPAALPLALDVTSARSVSEAVREARELTGGIDVLVNNAGVSLDGELRPPYVDEGLLRATLDTNLTGAWRVLEALVPDMVEAGYGRVVNVTSSYGSLALMDSGRHPAYRISKTALNALTRMLAAELAGTGVLVNAADPGWTRSGMGGPSAPRGPEEGADTPVWLATLPEGDGTTGGLFADRRPLPW, encoded by the coding sequence ATGCGGCACGGTGACAGAACCGCCCTGGTGACCGGCGGGGCACGCGGAATCGGCCTGGAGATCGGCCGACAGCTCGCCGACCGGGGACTACGGGTCCTGGTCGGGGCACGGAAACGGGCGGCGGCCGAGGAGGCGTGCCGTGCCATCGGCCCGGCCGCGCTGCCCCTGGCCCTGGACGTGACCTCCGCGCGGAGCGTCAGCGAAGCGGTCCGGGAGGCACGGGAGCTGACCGGCGGGATCGACGTCCTGGTGAACAACGCCGGAGTGTCCCTGGACGGGGAACTGCGGCCCCCGTACGTCGACGAGGGCCTCCTGCGCGCGACCCTGGACACGAACCTCACCGGCGCCTGGCGCGTGCTGGAAGCCCTTGTCCCGGACATGGTGGAAGCCGGCTACGGCCGGGTCGTCAACGTCACCAGCTCGTACGGTTCGCTGGCACTGATGGACTCCGGGCGGCACCCCGCCTACCGGATCTCCAAGACGGCGCTCAACGCCCTGACCCGTATGCTCGCGGCCGAGCTGGCCGGCACGGGCGTCCTGGTCAACGCCGCCGACCCCGGCTGGACCCGCAGTGGCATGGGCGGCCCGTCCGCCCCGCGCGGGCCGGAGGAGGGTGCGGACACCCCGGTCTGGCTGGCGACCCTTCCCGAGGGCGACGGGACGACGGGCGGGCTGTTCGCCGACCGCAGGCCACTGCCCTGGTGA
- a CDS encoding TetR/AcrR family transcriptional regulator, translated as MMATTKNGKQPAHRPSRRQHIITAAVRVFGRNGFAETSIQDIADEAQVVPTAVYYHFDGKEELLELAMRRVFDQLNAVVEAARPESEPGDAEGLIRVIDAVWDWVERNPDEARLYQVQVASANGSVKALRDEFEQRHVQRGYDYLPEGTTRSPRAAKARHAAQALAVRTLISTTMLVTALRAEGGPLSQLPSRSVLEAVRALALRIVATEQNPAKPATAQS; from the coding sequence ATGATGGCCACCACGAAGAACGGCAAGCAACCCGCCCACCGGCCCTCGCGGCGGCAGCACATCATCACCGCCGCGGTGCGGGTGTTCGGCCGCAACGGGTTCGCGGAGACCAGCATCCAGGACATCGCGGACGAGGCCCAGGTGGTGCCGACGGCCGTCTACTACCACTTCGACGGCAAGGAGGAGCTGCTCGAACTCGCCATGCGCCGGGTCTTCGACCAGCTGAACGCGGTCGTGGAGGCGGCCCGGCCGGAGTCCGAGCCGGGTGACGCGGAGGGTCTGATCCGTGTCATCGACGCCGTGTGGGACTGGGTGGAGCGGAATCCGGACGAGGCCCGCCTGTACCAGGTCCAGGTCGCCTCGGCCAACGGCAGCGTCAAGGCGCTGCGGGACGAGTTCGAGCAGCGCCACGTCCAGCGCGGCTACGACTATCTGCCCGAGGGCACCACCCGCAGCCCCCGGGCGGCCAAGGCCCGGCACGCGGCACAGGCACTCGCGGTCCGCACGCTGATCAGTACGACCATGCTCGTCACCGCGCTGCGGGCGGAGGGAGGACCGCTGTCCCAGCTGCCCTCCCGGTCCGTGCTGGAGGCGGTCAGGGCGTTGGCGCTGCGCATCGTCGCCACCGAGCAGAACCCCGCGAAGCCGGCCACGGCTCAGAGCTGA
- a CDS encoding TetR/AcrR family transcriptional regulator, translated as MTTSRTRAAHRPSRKQWVIEAATELFATQPPDEVTVADIAARAEMTSAAVYYHFSSKDQVLAEGMRVFAAALREQLHAITEAHEPGSDIGAAVTTLLAWMGEHRSAATVFFVSSAGMSQDAEALRQESRTELVDELMRLIRKARESVSDAEAAVISLGLLALLETAAISQVRGDDVYRSLGHRSFVREVGDLSERIADPAI; from the coding sequence ATGACGACCTCCCGGACCCGCGCCGCTCACCGTCCGTCACGCAAGCAGTGGGTGATCGAAGCAGCCACCGAGCTGTTCGCCACCCAGCCGCCGGACGAGGTGACGGTGGCCGACATCGCCGCTCGCGCGGAGATGACCTCGGCAGCGGTGTACTACCACTTCTCCTCCAAGGACCAGGTCCTGGCAGAGGGGATGCGGGTGTTCGCCGCCGCGCTGCGCGAGCAGTTGCACGCGATCACGGAGGCCCACGAGCCCGGCTCGGACATCGGAGCGGCGGTCACCACGCTGCTGGCCTGGATGGGCGAACACCGGTCCGCCGCCACCGTGTTCTTCGTGTCGTCGGCCGGCATGAGCCAGGACGCGGAAGCGCTGCGCCAGGAGAGCCGTACGGAGTTGGTGGACGAGCTGATGCGGTTGATCCGCAAGGCCCGCGAGTCCGTCTCCGACGCCGAGGCGGCGGTGATCAGCCTGGGCCTGCTGGCGCTGCTGGAGACCGCGGCGATCTCACAGGTCCGGGGCGACGACGTCTACCGGTCGCTGGGCCACCGCTCCTTCGTCCGCGAGGTCGGCGATCTCTCGGAGCGGATCGCCGACCCGGCCATATAG